The window ATAAAATATCGGTTATTAAAACGCCGAAAAAGAACCAACCGCGAAGATTGGTTCTTTTTGGCAAAAACAAACGTCGTATTGTTTATTTTCCCACCATTGAATTTGCGAGCGTGTAGTCGAGAACCGCCGCGTCAACGGTGCTTGCCTTAACCTCCAAAAGCGCGTCGGTCTGCTTGGGAACAGCCGTGTAGCTTGCTTTGGAAAGATTTTCGTCATCTTTAATTGCGCCCTCGCCTGCCGAAGATGTTTCAGCCGCAAGTTTTGCGTTTGAGAGCGACGCTGTGTCGGTGTATTTGTCTTTGTCAGCTTTTCTTATGACAACAACCTGTTTGTTGAGGATATACGGAGCGGAGAAATCAATGTTTTCTTCTCTTTCGTCGCTGATTGTAAATCCGTTCCAAATACAGTCAATGCTCTTTGCGTTAAGCTCAATTTCTTTTGTATCCCAGTTGATTTCAACAAATTCAGGAGTTACGCCCATCTTTGCGCAAACCGCCTCGGCAAATTCGGTGTCAAAACCGACGAATTCGCCCTTGTCATTTGTGTAGTTCATCGGGTCGTAAACAGTGTAGCCGATAATCATTTTGCCGTTCTTTTTAATGTAGTCAAGGTCAGACTCACCGCTTGCCTTTGAGGGAACGTCTTTAGGCTCCAAAAGGTTGTCTGCAAGGTCATATTTTTCCGCAATCGTTTTAAGCGTTCCGTCGTTGTAGAGTTCTTTCATAATTTTGTTAACTTCGTCAACAACGTCACTGCCCGATCTAAAACCTATGCCGTATTCTTCAACCGCAAGGTCAAGACCGTCAATCGTCATAAGGTCGGAATAGTTTCCGCCCGAAGTTT of the Qingrenia yutianensis genome contains:
- a CDS encoding transporter substrate-binding domain-containing protein; the encoded protein is MKKILALVLALAMVLSFAACGGKTENTGTNDEKTSGGNYSDLMTIDGLDLAVEEYGIGFRSGSDVVDEVNKIMKELYNDGTLKTIAEKYDLADNLLEPKDVPSKASGESDLDYIKKNGKMIIGYTVYDPMNYTNDKGEFVGFDTEFAEAVCAKMGVTPEFVEINWDTKEIELNAKSIDCIWNGFTISDEREENIDFSAPYILNKQVVVIRKADKDKYTDTASLSNAKLAAETSSAGEGAIKDDENLSKASYTAVPKQTDALLEVKASTVDAAVLDYTLANSMVGK